A segment of the Zingiber officinale cultivar Zhangliang chromosome 8B, Zo_v1.1, whole genome shotgun sequence genome:
AGCCATGATTGTTGCTTTGCAAACCTAGCTACTCGTAATGTTCCGACTGTTATTTTGTTCAACCGAGCCATGATGAAGCTCGAGCCAATCATGGAGAAGGTATTAAAGCGATGAATCCCACTGAAGAGATCATCATAATCTCAACGACCACCAACTGCTCCTTTCTACTCTTTTTTCCGTttcttttaatttcatttttatggAGAAAAAAATTTGAGACTGCCTTTACTATTTTAGAGTTTTAAGTCAAAAATATCTTTATAAATTTTGAAGCCTTGTCCATCGTATTCCAATCACACATATATATGAAATCAAATAACAAGTTTATCCTTCGCAGGAGATGATATGATTTAATAATGTGAATCCTGCAGTTCTAGATTTTCTATTGTGCTCCTTGTATTGCTTTCTTTGGGTGGGGGACCGCACCCACGCCAACGTTCAACAATAATGTGGCGATGCATGCAAATCATGATAGAGATGTCAAAGGATTTTAGGGCGTTGTTATGGGTGAGACTGAGAAGGGGCGTTGATTGGTCCAGGAAGTCATTGCGCTACAAGCAACCGCATCAGGCTTCATGTGCCAAGGCGACCCCGTCCCCAAAACATGGCTCAGTGGTTAATACACGAGAGTTTGCACAATGTGCCAAGACGACAGCCACACACACTAGCAAACAATGACTCCCTCCCTATCTGTGATGAGAAGTTCGTCGTCGAGAGCTCTGTGAAGGAAGCACGCGCGTCGCGGCCTGAGATGCTCATGCTCTAAATGGCGGAGTGGGTGGTGAAGACAACCGAGGCAATTGGGTCACAGAGCGGCATCAATGAAAAGCTTATCGTTACTGCCCATTGTGCCTAAGGCAATGCAGGTCACTGAAACAGGCATTCCTTCTTATTATTGTGGACGATGGAGCCATGGAGGGGCAAAATGACAAACCTAACGATAAGGGTACAAAtgataaaatcaaaaaaaaaaattgggtgcGGCAGATGAAAATTTCCTTCTCGTGATTTTCCTTGCTGGAGGAAAGTTCACCATttacatttaattaattaattaattaatttttctataattgttCTTCTACCGAAGTTAAAAAGAGGAGGGAAGGAGGGATCAGGGAGCTAGTAAAGCAAAGCACACTGGCAGATTCTTTTTTCTCGCCATTAATTCCTCCCCCTTTACCTTCTGCACTTCCCCACTTTCtctttccttcatcttcttcccttCCAACCAACGCAGCGCCGCTCTTTCGCCGAAGCCTACGAGACGGCTTATGCTGAAACAACCCTTCCATGGAACAAGCAAACCGTGAGTTTTCCAGGTAATTTCTCCAACGCGCCCTCCGATCATCTTCGAATGGCGACCTCCTCCGCGTCCGCCTTCGCCCTTTCGCTCCTCCTCCCTCTCGTCATCGCTTCCTCGTCGGTGGCAGACCAAAACAAAGGCAAacctttctttttctccttcgtcGGATCGGACAAAAATCGAACTTTGGGCTCTGAGTTCGCCCTCTACGGCGACGCGGAGCTGAGCGACTCGGCGGTGAGGCTCACGCGTCCAGCGAAAGCCAGCACAGGACGCGTGGCCTACCGGAAGCCGGTTAGGTTCTTCGGGACCAACCCCgggttctcttcttccttctcgttcgctctTTCCCCCGGCCATGGCGGAGGTCTGGCCTTCTTCCTCTCTCCGAGTGGTGTTCAGCTGGAACCGGTGAACGGCCATTGGTCTAGGGTTTCCACCAGTCTCGTAGCTGTGAGGTTCGAGACGGCAAAAACAGATAAAATCACTAACCTAACGGAAACCCTAATTGAAATTGACGTGGAAAGCAGCAATCTTTCAGGCAACAATTTGGTGCTCGATCTCGACAACGGAAGGAAGTTCAAGTCTTGGATAGATTACGACGGCAAATCGAAGAGAATCGAAGTGAGACTGAGCCTCGAAAAGGAATCAAAGCCGATAAACTTTTCCGTTTCTTACTCGATGGATTTGTCGTACCTGTTGTGGCGGGAGGCGGCGTTGGTGGTTCTCAGCTCCTGGAGCAGCCATTCTTCACAGGGCAGCAGCATCTATTCGTGGAATTTCACACAGAAGCATGGAGCTCCATTTCTGATGCATTCCGAGCCCCTGGATCCCAATTCATTCCTGATGCGATCCAACGAGAGCGCTCGGGTTCATCCGATAAGATCGTATCCTTGGGAAGGATTGATCGCCATGGTGTTCGCTGCCGCTTGTGGCGCAATGCTAGCGTTCTTCACCGTGTTCGTGTGGTCTGCGCTCCGATCACGGAGGCCAGTGGCTCCGGTGGACTGCCCTGTGCCGCCTGTGGGAATTGCATGTGAAAAGATGGAATCCGTTGGAGTGAAGATCCTAGAGAATGATAAGTAGTAGGTTTTAAGAAGTGTAGTTTGGTGTTTGTACATTTCTTGCGTTTCTCGTGAGTTCTTGTCTTGCTACTCTGCTTGATGGAAACTGTAGCTTTTGTAGCAAAGTTTGGCAAATGCTATAATTTCCATCAAGAGATGGAACTGTTTCATCTGTACTTCATTTATCAATGTAATTTAAGCTAAAACTGCATTTGTGCCCTCACTTATTGGAATGAAATATATTTGGTGGATTTCATTGACTAGCCATGACGGAAGTAGTTTGGGCATTGGTAAATGGTAATTACTTTTGAATACATATTGGCTGAGAAAACATAACAAGAAAATCCATACTTCGAGCTGAATCAGATAGAGTTTGGAACTGACTGTTAATAAAGAGTATGGTATTTATTAGTTCTCAATGATGTTCCAATCTTAGACAGTAGCTTATTGGTATAACCTCGTACGATTAAATAAGATTCCCGAGGGCAGCACAATTTAGTCTTGCCCATCACAATTCAGTTTAAAATCACACAGCAATGTAAGGAGTTAAATTATACTTTATAGGATAAATGAtcaaatctatttattctttgctGTTTCCGAAAGAAAAAATATGGGAAAAATTCTTTTCGCTAATGGTCAATATGCAACAGGATGCAATGAGAATTACAGTAAGATCATGCATTTCATCAAAAAACCATAGTCGCTGCTCAGTTAGTCCTAGAAAACTGCTTACCATGCCACAAGGCAAAGATCCACAAGCCAACAAAAAGGAAACTCTCCCAATACAGAAAAGAAGAAATCCTATTTACATATTATCCAGGTTTCTTTTGAAGATTCAACACTGGCAAAATTATTGACAATCTTGCTTCATTACATAATTGCAAATGCACCCATGGAAACTTAGACAAATTATAACACTAAAACCTGTGAAGTAACTCAGACATCCACTGTCTTTGGAGTCTCTTGCATGCTGAGGGCAGGGTTTAAGTAAGCTGACTGAGGTAACAAACATTGTTTGGTCCATAACAATAACGTGTTAAATTATGCAAACGGGCAGTGCAGAGACGAGGTATAAGATGTGAAGTCTAGTCTGAACATATCTAAACCTTCAATGCGAATGAATGTCACTCTTGATACAGTTTATCAGGTTCACTTCAAAACTTTTCATGATTAGTCATTCTGTAGGAACTTTTTATGCATTAGAAAGGTGGGGACAAATAGAAACATGGAGAAGCCATTAATATATTGGAGATCAAAATGCTTAAAGATAGATGTGCAGTGGAAAGACTAATAAAAATATTAGCATTTGGAGTAGCTACTAAATGGTAAAATGAAAAAATAGGTTGCAAGAATATGGGCATGTTCAAAAGTGATGAAGGGATTATACATTGAAATGAGTTGGATTCAATTAGAGATGA
Coding sequences within it:
- the LOC122017390 gene encoding L-type lectin-domain containing receptor kinase VIII.1-like, with protein sequence MATSSASAFALSLLLPLVIASSSVADQNKGKPFFFSFVGSDKNRTLGSEFALYGDAELSDSAVRLTRPAKASTGRVAYRKPVRFFGTNPGFSSSFSFALSPGHGGGLAFFLSPSGVQLEPVNGHWSRVSTSLVAVRFETAKTDKITNLTETLIEIDVESSNLSGNNLVLDLDNGRKFKSWIDYDGKSKRIEVRLSLEKESKPINFSVSYSMDLSYLLWREAALVVLSSWSSHSSQGSSIYSWNFTQKHGAPFLMHSEPLDPNSFLMRSNESARVHPIRSYPWEGLIAMVFAAACGAMLAFFTVFVWSALRSRRPVAPVDCPVPPVGIACEKMESVGVKILENDK